TGTTATTTATAAGACTGGATCATCGTCATAATCATTTGTGCCGCGTTTTCTGCCGCCTTCGGAAGGAACTCATCGAAAGAAATTGATGATTCTTTGCCGGCAATATCCGAGAGCGCACGGATGACCACAAAAGGTGTCCCGTATTTATGACAAACCTGAGCAATGGCAGCTGCTTCCATCTCTGCTGCGATCATATCCGGGAACTTCCCTCTTACAAAATCCACTCGGACGGGATCCTGCATGAAAGAATCGCCTGTAGCAATGATTCCTTTAGCTGCACGTGCATCCGTCTTAGCAATGGCTTCCATCGCTTTCTCCATTAATTGTTCATCGGCATCGAACATAGCCGGCATTCCAGGTACCTGCCCGTACGCATAATCAAAAGCGGTAACATCGACATCATGATGGGTGACGGAGGTTGATACGACGACGTCCCCCACCTCCAGCTCTTTGGCAAATCCGCCCGCCGAACCTGTGTTTATAACCGCGTCTATTTCGTACTGCTCATGAAGAATCGTAGCGGACACCGCTGCATTGACCTTCCCTATCCCTGATAACAGCAATACCACCGGCACGTCGTAAAGCGTACCCTCGATATATTTACTTCCAGCCACTTCTTTCTCCGCAGTCACTTCCATTTCCGACTGCAGGCGTTCGATTTCTTCATCCATTGCTCCAATAATTCCGATAGTCATATTTAAACTTCCCCTTTTAACGATTGATTTCTTTCTCTTTCAACACTTCCAGCTTCGTCGGCTTATAGCCTTGGCCGTCGACCCATTCAACAGAAACACGAAGATAGCCGGTTTCACTTTTATCCGATACAGTAGCGACCGCTTTATTCGGACCTCCGCCGTTGCCGATCCACCAATAGATGATATCGTCTTCAGCAAGTCCTACCCCTTTTCTAATCGCCTGCTTCAACTCTTCATAGTCTTGAGAGCCTTCCTGATAGGTTATGCTGTGGTTCCCGCCTGTATCCTGCTCTGTCGGTACAGAGGACCAATCTTTCGTTACCACACGTTCTACGTTAGGATCTTCACTCTCTTCCACTTTCAATCCTTCCTCATCCTCAATAGGCTTCAGCTCTTCAAAACCTTCGAGTGAGACTTGTGTGCCTTCGCTTTCTTCTTTCTGTTTGGAATCGTCTTTGGACTTACTGGATTGCTCTTTATCCTGCTTTGCTTTCTCAATTAACGATGCCTCGGTGCTTTTCGCTTTACCGGGTTCGTCATTAGTGCTGAATACCATAACCGAGATGAATACGGCAACAACGAGGACGCCTACCCCTGATAACCACGTGACCCACTTGAAGCTGCGTCTCTTCTTCTCATTGCGCGATGAACGGGAATTCGATGTATGTTTTTCTGACATTGTCCTTCTCCTCCTTTTGACTCGTGTATATTATACATGATGTCAATGCGCCAACCAATACTTCCATGGTCCTCCCTGCTATTGCCCGGGAAATGTAGAAAAAAAAGGCAGGGAGAATAAGCCCTGCCTTTACGATTCATAGAATTATTTAACGGTAACGATCTTCACGTCTATTTCTCCACCTGGTGTAGCGACTTTGACCTGATCGCCTACTACATGTCCGATCAGACTTTGAGCCATAGGAGAATCGTTGGAGATTTTCCCTTCAAACGGATCTGCTTCTGCACTACCTACGATCGTGTATGTTTCTTCTTCACCATCAGGAAGTTCCTGGAATGTAACAGATTTACCCATTGTAACCGTATCCGGGTTTTCAGTATCGTTTTCAATGATGACAGCATTGCGGATCATGTTCTCCACCTGCGTAATACGGGCTTCAACGAAAGCCTGCTCGTCCTTCGCTGCATCGTACTCAGAGTTCTCAGACAAATCGCCGAATCCGCGGGCGATCTTGATGCGTTCCACTACTTCTTTACGACGCTCCGTGCGAAGGTGCTCCAATTCATCTTCGAGCTTCTGTTTACCTTCTTCAGTCATGTAATAGCTTTTATCTTCTGCCATGGTCGAACACTCCTTTAATACAAGAAAAAATGATAGTCCTTAATATAGGAAATGAGCAGTACACCGGTACGCTCATTTGCAAATTACTATACTTTACCCGAGGACATGATGATTTAGAACTACTATTGAAACTATGCCAGATTTCTGCCAGTATTTCAACTATTTTCTTTGCTTACCGCTTGTCCCTTTTCGTACAACACCGTTTGTATCTTCGTAGCCATCAAATCAATCGCCACGTGGTTCTGTCCGCCTTCCG
This sequence is a window from Bacillus sp. SB49. Protein-coding genes within it:
- a CDS encoding YrrS family protein → MSEKHTSNSRSSRNEKKRRSFKWVTWLSGVGVLVVAVFISVMVFSTNDEPGKAKSTEASLIEKAKQDKEQSSKSKDDSKQKEESEGTQVSLEGFEELKPIEDEEGLKVEESEDPNVERVVTKDWSSVPTEQDTGGNHSITYQEGSQDYEELKQAIRKGVGLAEDDIIYWWIGNGGGPNKAVATVSDKSETGYLRVSVEWVDGQGYKPTKLEVLKEKEINR
- the mtnN gene encoding 5'-methylthioadenosine/S-adenosylhomocysteine nucleosidase, whose protein sequence is MTIGIIGAMDEEIERLQSEMEVTAEKEVAGSKYIEGTLYDVPVVLLLSGIGKVNAAVSATILHEQYEIDAVINTGSAGGFAKELEVGDVVVSTSVTHHDVDVTAFDYAYGQVPGMPAMFDADEQLMEKAMEAIAKTDARAAKGIIATGDSFMQDPVRVDFVRGKFPDMIAAEMEAAAIAQVCHKYGTPFVVIRALSDIAGKESSISFDEFLPKAAENAAQMIMTMIQSYK
- the greA gene encoding transcription elongation factor GreA, with the translated sequence MAEDKSYYMTEEGKQKLEDELEHLRTERRKEVVERIKIARGFGDLSENSEYDAAKDEQAFVEARITQVENMIRNAVIIENDTENPDTVTMGKSVTFQELPDGEEETYTIVGSAEADPFEGKISNDSPMAQSLIGHVVGDQVKVATPGGEIDVKIVTVK